The following coding sequences are from one Musa acuminata AAA Group cultivar baxijiao chromosome BXJ1-6, Cavendish_Baxijiao_AAA, whole genome shotgun sequence window:
- the LOC135677416 gene encoding bax inhibitor 1-like, protein MDSFFQSRSQPSFGSSWSYNSLKNLRHIQPTVQNHLKLVFLTLCCALAASAVGAYLHILMNIGGVVTMLGCLVSIVWLLSTPPHEERKRFGLLMAASVLEGASVGPLIELAIDFDPSMLVTAFVGTAIAFGCFSGAAIVARRAEFLYLGGLLSSGVSILLWLQLAGSIFGHSVEILKVELYFGLLIFLGYIVFDTQEIIERAHLGELDYVKHALHLFTDFVAVFVRILSIMLKNASAKSEDEKKRKKRS, encoded by the exons ATGGATTCCTTCTTCCAATCTCGATCGCAGCCGTCGTTCGGCTCCAGTTGGAGCTACAATTCGCTCAAGAATCTCAGGCATATCCAACCCACCGTCCAAAACCACCTCAAGCTG GTTTTCTTGACGCTATGTTGTGCCCTAGCTGCTTCAGCTGTTGGAGCCTATCTCCACATTTTGATGAACATAGGTGGCGTCGTAACCATGCTTGGATGCCTTGTAAGCATCGTGTGGTTGTTGTCCACGCCCCCACATGAAGAG AGGAAGAGGTTCGGCCTTCTGATGGCAGCTTCTGTTCTTGAAGGCGCTTCTGTGGGACCTCTGATCGAGCTGGCTATTGACTTTGACCCGAG CATGCTAGTGACAGCATTTGTTGGGACTGCAATAGCATTCGGATGTTTCTCAGGGGCAGCAATAGTGGCCAGGCGGGCGGAGTTTCTTTACTTGGGTGGTCTGTTATCTTCTGGCGTTTCTATCCTTCTGTGGTTGCAGTTGGCAGGATCCATTTTTGGACACAGTGTGGAGATATTGAAGGTTGAG ctttactttgGGTTGTTGATCTTCCTGGGATACATCGTCTttgacactcaagagattatagaGAGAGCTCACCTTGGGGAGTTGGACTACGTGAAACATGCCCTGCATCTCTTCACAGATTTTGTTGCAGTTTTTGTTCGGATTCTCAGCATCATG TTGAAAAATGCATCAGCGAAatctgaagacgagaagaagagaaagaagagatcgTAA
- the LOC103990226 gene encoding uncharacterized protein LOC103990226, with the protein MNRAILEGLKRRISSVHGAWVDELPNVLWAMQTTPKTTSGESPFSLVFGTEAALPPKMVFLTLRTSNYEQGDSEKGLQANLDLLEERRAKAHLRTLAYKKVTARVYNRKVRPRLIKVRDLVLRRAEVSDPTRARGKLAPNWEGPY; encoded by the coding sequence ATGAATCGGGCAATTCTGGAAGGCCTCAAGAGGAGAATCTCAAGCGTACATGGTGCCTGGGTGGACGAGCTTCCCAACGTCCTATGGGCGATGCAGACGACTCCCAAAACCACCTCGGGGGAGTCCCCGTTCAGCCTGGTGTTCGGAACTGAGGCGGCCCTTCCACCCAAGATGGTATTCCTGACCCTACGCACCTCCAATTACGAGCAAGGGGACTCCGAGAAGGGACTCCAAGCAAACCTAGATCTCCTTGAGGAAAGGAGAGCCAAGGCACATCTACGTACCCTAGCATACAAGAAGGTGACAGCTCGGGTATATAACCGTAAAGTTCGTCCGCGGCTGATCAAGGTCAGGGACCTTGTCCTCCGAAGAGCAGAAGTGAGCGACCCAACCCGAGCAAGGGGAAAGCTCGCGCCCAACTGGGAAGGCCCCTATTGA